The window TTAACCGCAGCCTGAATCGCTTCGGCACCTGTAACGGTATCATTGTACAGGTTAGGGTTTGCCCAACCGGCATTAAATGCACTTACAACCGCATCTGCACCGCTTAAAGCCCCAGCTAGTTTTTCGATATCAAGTACATCTACAGCTACTTTGGTTACTTTTTCATCCGAACTTTCGATCTTGTCCGTATCGCGGGCAATGGCTGTTACATCATTTCCACGGTTTACCAATTCGTTTAAAATGGCTTTGCCTACAAATCCTGAGGCTCCTATTAATGCTACTTTCATATTATTTTAATTAAATTACACAGATTAGGGGATTACACCGATTTTGATAACCCCAACATCTGCTTATTGTTTATTATTTTGTTTATTAGTTAATGGTTCATAGTCCATAGCCCGATCCAACTGGAAACTGAGAACTGTAAACTGAAAATTGGTTCATAGTCCAAAGCCTGATCCAACTACAAACTGACGATCAAACTTAAAATTGTAACATTTTTTATTACAGTTATAATCAAATTTTTTTAATCAAATCCCATACTAAAATCTTTTAAGGTTTTTAACGAAAGATCTTTAATTAAAGCGTTTTCGGCATCGCTATATAACTGTGTTAACTGTTTGGCAATTTGCTTTCCTACAGGGCAATCGGGATTGGGTTCGTTTTTGCTTTCGCCAAGTAAACCTTTTTGTTTCACGGCTTTATACACTTCACCCAAATTAATATCAGCAGGTTTTTTAGCCAGGGTAGAGCCTCCGCCCTTCCCTTCTTTACTTTGCACAAAGCCATGTTTATGCAGGTTGGCCAGCTCTTTACGTACCAAAACAGGGTTACAATTAATGCTTCCGGCAATGTATTCAGAATTCAATAGCTGCCCGTTCACCTTATCGAGGAGAGTTAAAATGTGAAGCGATATGGAAAAATGACTGCTATTCATACTGTAACTTTTATTATTACAGAACAAAGGTATTAAAAAAAACAATAAAACAAAAAATGTTAAATTTTTATTCCTAATTCATCTAAAACGTATCTTTGCAACCGAAACTCCCTTTATATTAATATCTTGAAAAAGTTCTTAA is drawn from Pedobacter sp. HDW13 and contains these coding sequences:
- a CDS encoding Rrf2 family transcriptional regulator, producing the protein MNSSHFSISLHILTLLDKVNGQLLNSEYIAGSINCNPVLVRKELANLHKHGFVQSKEGKGGGSTLAKKPADINLGEVYKAVKQKGLLGESKNEPNPDCPVGKQIAKQLTQLYSDAENALIKDLSLKTLKDFSMGFD